A single Struthio camelus isolate bStrCam1 chromosome 8, bStrCam1.hap1, whole genome shotgun sequence DNA region contains:
- the KIAA0040 gene encoding uncharacterized protein KIAA0040 homolog isoform X2 has protein sequence MEQKISSFFNSILDLIRTKHEEGVFNTVCLAVLMGLPFVVLIAFVFICCHCCFCSRRRKSSKKGGPSSNGQLHAEKNKKKKKKKDEEDLWISAQPKLLLLDKRPSFPI, from the coding sequence ATGGAGCAGAAGATCAGCTCTTTCTTTAATTCCATCTTGGACCTCATCCGTACCAAGCACGAGGAAGGCGTCTTCAACACCGTCTGCCTGGCTGTGCTGATGGGCCTGCCCTTCGTTGTCCTCATTGCGTTCGTTTTcatctgctgccactgctgcttctgtagccggaggagaaaaagcagcaagaaaggtGGCCCCAGCAGCAACGGGCAGCTCCACGCcgagaagaacaagaagaaaaagaagaagaaggacgAAGAGGACCTGTGGATCTCGGCTCAGCCCAAGCTGCTCTTGCTGGACAAGAGGCCGTCGTTCCCAATATAG
- the KIAA0040 gene encoding uncharacterized protein KIAA0040 homolog isoform X1: MSSPGELPRARPPARRHLSFPKVEEKLMSCHRNAPRPYPPPGAGPRHRPNSFLEPVSRLQELIVSRRGPKAEGACQAQGAAQAARQGADMEQKISSFFNSILDLIRTKHEEGVFNTVCLAVLMGLPFVVLIAFVFICCHCCFCSRRRKSSKKGGPSSNGQLHAEKNKKKKKKKDEEDLWISAQPKLLLLDKRPSFPI, encoded by the exons ATGTCCTCCCCCGGAgagctgccccgcgcccgcccgcccgcccgccggcaccTCTCCTTCCCCAAGGTGGAGGAAAAACTTATGTCATGCCACAGAAATGCTCCCCGGCCCTACCCGCCGCCTGGAGCCGGGCCCAG GCACCGTCCAAATTCGTTTCTGGAGCCCGTTAGCCGTTTACAGGAGCTGATCGTATCCCGAAGGGGCCCTAAAGCGGAGGGAGCGTGCCAGGCGCAGGGAGCAGCGCAGGCAGCCCGCCAGGGAGCCGACATGGAGCAGAAGATCAGCTCTTTCTTTAATTCCATCTTGGACCTCATCCGTACCAAGCACGAGGAAGGCGTCTTCAACACCGTCTGCCTGGCTGTGCTGATGGGCCTGCCCTTCGTTGTCCTCATTGCGTTCGTTTTcatctgctgccactgctgcttctgtagccggaggagaaaaagcagcaagaaaggtGGCCCCAGCAGCAACGGGCAGCTCCACGCcgagaagaacaagaagaaaaagaagaagaaggacgAAGAGGACCTGTGGATCTCGGCTCAGCCCAAGCTGCTCTTGCTGGACAAGAGGCCGTCGTTCCCAATATAG